In Mycolicibacterium gadium, the genomic window GGTCCCCGCCTGAACCCCGTTTCGCTGCGAATCAACGGCAGCGTGGCAGAGGTGGCGAATCCGGGCGGCGCCTGGCAGACGGCGGTGACCGCGTTGAGGACCTGCATGCCGGTGGCGACGCTGGCCGACCGTACATGCTCTTCGATGGTGGCGTTGCGGGTGAAGCTCGCCAGCGACATGAAGTGGGTGCGCATCGACGGGTCGCCCTCGATGGTCAGCGTCCAGCCGTGCTGTGGTTTGGGCCAGTGCGAGGGATACTCGCCACCCACTGTCCACAGCGTTTCGATCTCGATGAGCGTTTCGCCGTCGCGGTGACCGGACCAATTCCAGCGCTGGCCGGCCGTCGTCCCCGCGGCCAGCAGGTGGTCGAAGATCTGATGATCCTCGGCAGCGGGAATGGCCTCCACGGTGGCCGAGACATCGTCGACGTCGGCGTTCAGCGCGTCGGCCAGAAACCAGACCTGCTCGGTGAAGATCGAGCTGTTGAAGGCCAGGAAGTCGGTCGCGGTCGGGCTTATCGACTCGACCGGCTGCCCAAATGCCATGTTGTCGAACGTGATTCCGGTGCTTTCGTACACCGACCAGTCGGCGCGCTCCTGCAGGGTGATCCTGTCGATCGTTCGGCTCATACCCGAAAGCGCCAGCGGCAGGACACCGGAGAGGTTGCCCGGGTTGATGCCGCTGCCGTGCATGGATGTGCCGCCCTTCTCGCAGGCAGCCCGGACGCGGTCGCGATCGGTAGCGTCGATCCGCGCAGGATGAAACAGAAATGCCGTGGTCGCAACGTTTTTCCCGGTTTCCAGGAGTCGGCACACGTCGTCGAGGTGCGCGGTGCGCGGCGTATAGAGCACGCAGTCGGCATCCAGCCTGAGAATCTGTTCGACGTCGGTCGTCGCGGTCACGCCGATCGGTTCACGGCCGACGAGAGTGCCGATGTCCACGCCGTTCTTCTCACCGGAGTAGACCAACGCCCCGACGAGGCAAAGATCGTCTCGGTGGTCGAGGATCGCGGTGATCATCTCGCTGCCCACCGTGCCGGTTCCCCATTGAATTACCCGATGCACGGTCGGACCGTAGCAGCCTAGGGTCGGCGGAGGGTGACGATCGTGACATCGTCGTCGGTTTCGGCCGTCGCCATTGCCGTTGCGATATCGGTTGCCGTCGAATCATCTGTGCGGCTGACTATTTCGGCGAGCCGTGCGATACCGTCATCGATCGGCTCGTTGCGCCGTTCGACGAGCCCGTCGGAGAACATCACCAATCCCTGCCCGGCTTCGATGCTGAACGCGCTGGGTTCGTACGTCATGCCGACCGCGCCGATCGGCGGCGAAAGCAACACTGGCGCCGGATCGGCAACGCCGTCGCGCTGCGTCAGGAACGGAATCAGGTGGCCGGCGCACGCGGCTTCGACATCCCCGGAATCCAGGTCGACTCGCGCGACGATCACGGTGACGAACGCGCGGGGCACCATGTGCACGCAAAACTCGTTGAGCAGGTTGAGCGCCTCGGCGGGTGCGGCACCGGTGAACAGATACGCGCGCAAGGTGTTTCGTACCTGCGCCATGGTCCCCGCCGCGGCCATTCCGTGACCTGCGACATCCCCGATCAGCACGAGCAAGCGGCCGTCGCGGAGTTCGAAGGCGTCGTACCAGTCCCCGCCGACGCGCCCTCCGACGGCGGGTTCGTAGTGCGCCGACAGCTGCCAGCCTTCGACCGTCGGGATCGACGTGGGCAACAGGCTGCGCTGCAGGGTTTCTGCGACGCGCAGTGCGCCCCGGGTCCGACGGTAGAGCGCTTCGACGAGGTGTCTTCGCAGCGACTCGGCCGAGTCCACCTCGGTGGACTGCCACGGTTCGCAGCATCCGTTCACGGTTTCGCGCCAGCGGTCGAACGACTTGCGCGGGCTGAGACGAATGTCGTCACCTTCGCCCACTGCGATCGCTTTGTTGTGGGGATCGCCGCCCCAATCCACCGATCGCACGACCTCACCGCGGAACCAGATGGCGTACTGCCCGTCGGGCAGGTTGATGGCCAGCGCGCCCGAGGTGACGTCGGAATCGACATCGAGATCCGGCAGCTCTCGGGAAAAGGAATCGCTGCTCGCGACGTTGTCGCCCGCGTCGAGTGCCCAGGCCGCCACGGCGGCCACGGCTTGCGGCGACGGCACCGATCCCAGCATCCGATACTCGCCTCCGATGTTGACGACGGCGCCGTCGGCAGGCACGAGATCGAGCAGGTTCGGCGCTCCGAGCAGCACCTCGGACAGCGATTCCCCGTCGTCCAGGGTGGCAGCCGTGAGCTTTCCCAGGACGGCCTGCGCGGCCAGACGCCGGTGCAACTGCTCGTCTTCGAATTGGTCGACTAGTCGCAGCGAGAGGGTGGCGCCGAGAAATTCAGCAGCGGCCCGAGTGCCGAACGGCGGTAGATGCGGACCGGCGTAGTGGTGGCAGGCGATCAGCCCCCACAACCGCCCGTGCCTCAGCAGTGAGATCGACATCGACGCCCGCACACCCATGTTCTGCAGGTACTCGATGTGGATCGGCGAGACGCTACGCAGCGTCGCATGCGTCAGGTCGGTGGGAACGCCGCGTTCCGGATCGACCGTCGGCACCAACGGTGCCGGGGTGTAGCCAACGTCGTCGATGAGCCGCAGCCAGTTCTTCTCGTAGAGTGCGCGCGCCTGTGCGGGAATGTCGGTGGATGGGTAGTGCAGTCCGAGGAAGGAGTTCAGGTCGTCGAGTTTGGCTTCGGCGACGACCTCGCCGTTGTAGTCCTCGTCGTAGCGGTACACCATGACGCGGTCGAAGCCGGTGAGCTCGCGGACCGCGCGCGCGGTGGCGTCATAGAGCTCGGACAGGGTGGCGGCCCGGTTGAGCTCGTCGACCGAGCCGCGGACTGCCTGATAGGTGTTGGGGAACGCGAAAGGCCGTTCGCCGTAAGCGGTCTCGACTTCTACCAGCAGCACACCACCGGGCTCACGGCGCAAGATCACGTCGAACGCGAGTTGGTCACCGGCGACGTCGGCCACACACTCGATCGGGTTACGTTGCTGCAGATCGCCCGGGGCCGACACCGCCTGTTCGACCCGGGCGGCCTGGTCGGTACCGATCAGCGATGAGAGGTGCCGACCCAGGACGTCGTCCACGTCGCGACCGAGCAATTCCGCGACGTTGGCACTGACCTGGCATACCTCGAGGTCGGATTCGCGCACGATGGCCAGGACGCCGCGCGGCTGCACGCTGCCGGGGATGTGGATCGGTTCCCGCGCGCAATTGTCGAGATCGACGGGCGTGCCGACCGGCACGAAGGCATCAGGCGCAGCGCCGTTCGAATCAGCGACAGACAACGCGCGGGCTCCCAAATGGTCGAATCGGACAGGCCCGCTGCTGGACCACCCAAGTATGCACTGCCCGCTTCTCGCGGCCGGAAAGTGTGGTGGTCCTCGCCCCCCGTGCGGCAGATCTGAGCTGCAAACGGAAAAGCCACAAAACTGTCACACGTCCTCGACCAGCACCCGGCTGTCACTTGGGGCCGAACCCATTTCGCCGAGGTAATGCGCGCGAAATGCGACCCGTCCGGACAAGCCATGACCTGTGTCGACACCAAAATCGCCGCCCTGCAGTGTCGTGGCAAACACGACTTCTTCGGCGGGCGAATCCTCAGGACGGACGCTGACAAGCAGCGGGCCGTCGGACGCGCCCGCCACCGAACCGAACGCGAAGCTGCCACCCGGCTCGACGCCGAAGCGGGTGAACCGCGTGCGCTGCGCGACCGGCACGGTGATCGACGCGCCACCCAATACCGAACCTGAGCAGCGGTTCTCCAGCACGGCTGACAAGTCCAGCTGGTTCGGCGTGCGGAAGGCCTCCTCGATGCCGCCGAGCGACTCGACGTACTCCTCGACGGATTCATCGCCGACCATGAACTCGGTGAAGACTTTGACGTCGCGTCGGTTTCCGTGCCGGACATCGAGCCATCGGTGATCGACGAATGTCCTTGCGAACGGGCTGGTTTGGCGCGCCTTCACGTGCTGGCGCGTGCCGCGGGCATCACCCCACAGCGCAACCTGGGTGAACTCCCTGCTCGCCGGACTGGCCCAGATGGAAATGAACCTTGAATAGTTGCTCTGAGCGACGTTGTTGGTCGGGTTGATCTCGACCTTGGAACTGTCGTCTGGATGAACGTAGGGCACGACCTCGGCCTTGATGCAGTAATGCTTGGTGCCGAACAACAAAGGCGCTGCTTCCGGGGTCCATTGCGTGTCGCCGACGAACTCCACGGTCGCCCCGGCAGCAACATCCTGTTGGTTGGCGGTGAGGAACGTGAACTCCGGGTTGGAGCTCAGGGTGAAGTCCGCCTCCCAAAACTCCACTCTGACTCGCTTGGCTGCAAAGTTGCCTTCGTTTCGGACCTTGGCGATCAGAGTGTTCGGGTGGCCGGCCCACGGCAGGTTGAACAGTTCGGGCGACGCCGTGTTGCGCTCGTTTCTCACCTCGATATCGGGACTCTGCCAATGCATTGCAGCCGAGAACGGCGTCAACGCAGGATCTGGCTTGCGGTCGCCGAACTGGACGCGGACTTGGGCGGTGTCGTCGGTCAAGCTGATGACTGACACCTTGAGATCGACGGGGAATTGTGGCTTGACGGTGGTGGACTCGTCGTAGTCCTCGCCGGCCTTGTATGTCCCGCGGTCGTTGTCCTCGTCGTTGCGCATCCTCAACAACTGCGGGCGCTTGGCCGGCGACTCCGTCCAGTCGGTGCCGACGATCTGCGGCGTGTGGTTGCGGTCTGCGATGGTCCCTGGGGACTTGCCGCGTAGCTCCAGAAAGTAGCTGGTGGTATCCGACAGTTCGATCTCAATCGCGGTGAACTCTCGGGGGCGGGGACGCTGAGAGGCCAGGCACAGGTTGACGGTCTCGTCGGTGATGGCTCCGCCGGGGCGCGCCGCCACCTTCTTGACCATCCTCGATTCAAGCCAACCCAGCTTGCGACGTTCCGGCACAGTCAGATTCGGGAACTTCTGCTCAATGGCCATCAGCGTCCATTCGGTCACATCGCGTGGTCGAAAGTCCGCGTCGGTGTCGTTGCCGGTGTACTGATCGAAGAGCCCGATGTTGTGGCACAGTTCATGCGCTGCGGTGTACCTGATGCGGCCACCCTGGTCGGCTCCGGCGCTGGGCCAGTCGTCGGGCATCACGATGGTCTCGATCAGCCGGTCTGGAGTGGTCGGATCACCGTCGACGTCGTAGCGGGAGTCGAGTGCCGCGCCGCCGGTCGCCCACGGCCAGATGGCCCGCCGCTTCTCCGGGTCCGGCCCGTCGAAGGCCCGGACCACGAAGATGATCGACTCCACCGTGTTGAGGTCGACCAGTGGTCCTTCGCCTTGCTCGGCGAGTTCCCTGTTGCGCCTTAATATTTCAGCCACTCCCGCGTCCGAGAACGGCAGGACCCCTCTCCACAGTTTCCTGTCGTGGTCCCAGACAGGGCCCACCTGATCCCAACTCATCGTCAACCGCAGCGGCCCGACGACGCCCGCATTCTCGATGCGGAACTTCTGCCACGAGACTTCCTCGAGGTACGCCGCTGCGCTCTCGACTCGTCCGTCGACCGTCACCCCGTCGAACACCTGGTCGCGGTATCTCCTGAGAACCGCGTCGGCCTCCATCTGCAGCCAGGGGTCGACGTCGGTGGTCTCGAGCAAGACGATGGCCACCTTGCGCGTGCCCAGCACGTCGAACACCGGTGGTGCGTCTTCGGTGGTGCCGATGATCCGCACGGGCGGGCCGTCGACGTGGGTCCAGCCATAGTCCACCCGGAAGTTCGCCGACGCCACCTCGCCACCGGACCGCTTGTCAATCGCCCGCATGGTGAACTCGCCGGCAAGGCTCCCGGTATACAGCACGACGTGCGGTTCGGCGGAATCGAACGTTCCGTCTCGGGAGTGGGATACGCCGCATCCGACGTCGGGTGGCTCGACCGAGAACAGCAGATCGTCGAATGCGGTCCCCCCAGCGGACATGGATGCGGGCATCCGCACCGGTATCCGTGCCCACGAGCGAAGGTAGATCGGGTCGCTAGGAGTTTCGAGCTGAACATGTTCCAACGCAGCCGTCACGGCCGCAGCGTATCCGGGGTTGGGTTGCACCGCAGTTCATTCGCGGTCTCCCAGCGCTCCCGGCGAGCGCGTCATACGAGTAGTGGTTTTCCGGCGGCGCACGTACCGCCGGGCGAGGATTGCCGTCGCGGCTTTGGTTGCTCCACTGCGAGCTAACATCGTTCTGCATGGGGAGGAACATCGGGGTAGCTCTGTCAGCCATTGCTGCGCTGGGAGCAGCGCTCGCCTTCGCCGCACCGGCCTCCGCTGACACGGAGGGGGCTACATCCGGGCGT contains:
- a CDS encoding SpoIIE family protein phosphatase, whose protein sequence is MSVADSNGAAPDAFVPVGTPVDLDNCAREPIHIPGSVQPRGVLAIVRESDLEVCQVSANVAELLGRDVDDVLGRHLSSLIGTDQAARVEQAVSAPGDLQQRNPIECVADVAGDQLAFDVILRREPGGVLLVEVETAYGERPFAFPNTYQAVRGSVDELNRAATLSELYDATARAVRELTGFDRVMVYRYDEDYNGEVVAEAKLDDLNSFLGLHYPSTDIPAQARALYEKNWLRLIDDVGYTPAPLVPTVDPERGVPTDLTHATLRSVSPIHIEYLQNMGVRASMSISLLRHGRLWGLIACHHYAGPHLPPFGTRAAAEFLGATLSLRLVDQFEDEQLHRRLAAQAVLGKLTAATLDDGESLSEVLLGAPNLLDLVPADGAVVNIGGEYRMLGSVPSPQAVAAVAAWALDAGDNVASSDSFSRELPDLDVDSDVTSGALAINLPDGQYAIWFRGEVVRSVDWGGDPHNKAIAVGEGDDIRLSPRKSFDRWRETVNGCCEPWQSTEVDSAESLRRHLVEALYRRTRGALRVAETLQRSLLPTSIPTVEGWQLSAHYEPAVGGRVGGDWYDAFELRDGRLLVLIGDVAGHGMAAAGTMAQVRNTLRAYLFTGAAPAEALNLLNEFCVHMVPRAFVTVIVARVDLDSGDVEAACAGHLIPFLTQRDGVADPAPVLLSPPIGAVGMTYEPSAFSIEAGQGLVMFSDGLVERRNEPIDDGIARLAEIVSRTDDSTATDIATAMATAETDDDVTIVTLRRP
- a CDS encoding NAD(P)H-dependent amine dehydrogenase family protein; this translates as MHRVIQWGTGTVGSEMITAILDHRDDLCLVGALVYSGEKNGVDIGTLVGREPIGVTATTDVEQILRLDADCVLYTPRTAHLDDVCRLLETGKNVATTAFLFHPARIDATDRDRVRAACEKGGTSMHGSGINPGNLSGVLPLALSGMSRTIDRITLQERADWSVYESTGITFDNMAFGQPVESISPTATDFLAFNSSIFTEQVWFLADALNADVDDVSATVEAIPAAEDHQIFDHLLAAGTTAGQRWNWSGHRDGETLIEIETLWTVGGEYPSHWPKPQHGWTLTIEGDPSMRTHFMSLASFTRNATIEEHVRSASVATGMQVLNAVTAVCQAPPGFATSATLPLIRSETGFRRGPRTG